DNA from Verrucomicrobiia bacterium:
TTCAGAATCAGGCCCATTCTCTCTCTTTTCCTTCTCCAGTTGCGAAAGTCGGGCTAATCCACCTTTTCCTGAATCTTTTCCCCGGCATTTTCAACGTCCTTGCCGAAACCCGAAGCCGTGTTTCTGCAGCCGGCCGTGGCCATGCCGACGAGCAGCAGGCCGAATAGGCAGAGGATCAGCCCAACATTGCTTGATGCATTTCTCATGGAGCTCATGGATGTGGTGTTGAATCGTGCGAAGCGGTGATTACGAGCAGGGCGGCGGTTTCCCGCAGGGATTCCG
Protein-coding regions in this window:
- a CDS encoding entericidin A/B family lipoprotein, which gives rise to MRNASSNVGLILCLFGLLLVGMATAGCRNTASGFGKDVENAGEKIQEKVD